Proteins encoded in a region of the Armatimonadota bacterium genome:
- a CDS encoding nucleotidyltransferase family protein, whose amino-acid sequence MQAIILAGGKGERLRPFTEDRPKCMVEILGIPLLGYQLQWLSAQGITDVIISCGYRHEVIRGYFGDGEKWGVSLRYSIEAQPLGRGGALKLAFSQLLPGEDLCLATNGDVVTNVRIKPLVQAHRQNGCLATVVLAPFISPYGIVEVDPDDRIIAFHEKPELPYWMNAGIYVLSREVEPLLPDQGDHEDSTFPRLARERRLGAYKSRAYWRSVDTVKDITEVSKELEKRLMTSFLA is encoded by the coding sequence ATGCAGGCGATTATCCTGGCCGGAGGCAAAGGCGAGCGGCTGCGGCCGTTTACGGAGGACCGTCCGAAGTGCATGGTGGAGATCCTGGGCATCCCCCTGCTGGGCTACCAGCTCCAGTGGCTGTCCGCCCAGGGCATCACCGACGTCATCATCTCCTGCGGCTATCGCCACGAGGTGATCAGGGGCTACTTCGGCGACGGGGAGAAGTGGGGCGTGTCCCTCCGGTACTCTATTGAGGCACAACCCCTGGGACGCGGGGGCGCCCTCAAGCTGGCCTTCAGCCAGCTCCTCCCGGGGGAGGACCTGTGCCTGGCGACCAACGGCGACGTGGTCACCAACGTCCGCATCAAGCCGCTGGTCCAGGCCCACCGGCAGAACGGGTGCCTGGCCACGGTGGTCCTGGCCCCCTTCATCAGCCCCTACGGGATCGTGGAGGTGGATCCCGACGACCGCATCATCGCCTTCCACGAGAAACCGGAGCTGCCCTACTGGATGAACGCCGGCATCTACGTCCTCTCCCGCGAGGTGGAACCGCTGTTGCCCGACCAGGGCGACCACGAAGACTCCACCTTCCCCCGGCTGGCGCGGGAACGCCGCCTCGGCGCCTACAAGTCCCGCGCCTACTGGCGGTCGGTGGACACCGTGAAGGATATCACCGAGGTCAGCAAGGAACTGGAGAAACGCCTGATGACGTCCTTCCTGGCCTGA
- the hisS gene encoding histidine--tRNA ligase: protein MKAPRGMHDILPEEVGRWQALEAYIRAFAARYGYQEIRTPVVEHTEVFQRTSGETSDIVEKEMYTFTDRGGRSLSLRPEGTAGVVRAYLEHGMAARPQPVRLYYLAAMFRYDRPQKGRYRMHHQFGAEIIGSDAPEADVEVLSLPIRLVQSLGLTETVVRLNSVGDPACRPQYLEALRRHFRPRRDRLSPDSQRRLETNPMRILESKDPRDREAAEGAPVMLEFLCPACRGHFDRVKQLFTAIGIPYVEDPFIVRGLDYYTRTAAEIHSGRLGGAQHQVLGGGRYDGLAEQLGGPHVPGVGFGLGLDRLLLVLEAEHLSVPDLGIRAGLDAFVAAAGDGTAEAAFRLLDALRAAGVRAVGEMAGRSLRAQMKSADRLGARFTVIVGTQEVAAGRAGVRDMRTGEQTEVAFGEVPAYLSARISRD, encoded by the coding sequence ATGAAGGCCCCGCGGGGCATGCACGATATTCTTCCGGAGGAGGTCGGGCGGTGGCAGGCCCTGGAGGCCTACATCCGGGCCTTCGCCGCACGCTACGGTTACCAAGAAATCCGGACCCCCGTGGTGGAGCACACCGAGGTCTTCCAGCGGACCTCCGGCGAGACCTCGGACATCGTGGAAAAGGAGATGTACACCTTCACCGATCGGGGCGGGCGCAGCCTCAGCCTGCGTCCCGAGGGAACGGCGGGCGTCGTGCGCGCCTACCTCGAGCACGGCATGGCCGCGCGGCCCCAGCCGGTCCGCCTCTACTATCTGGCGGCGATGTTCCGCTACGACCGCCCGCAGAAGGGGCGGTACCGCATGCACCATCAGTTCGGCGCCGAGATCATCGGCAGCGACGCGCCGGAGGCGGATGTCGAGGTCCTCAGCCTGCCCATCCGGCTGGTCCAGTCGCTGGGGCTGACCGAGACCGTCGTGCGCCTGAACAGCGTCGGGGATCCGGCCTGCCGGCCGCAGTACCTGGAGGCCCTGCGGCGCCACTTCCGCCCCCGCCGCGACCGGCTGAGCCCCGACAGCCAGCGGCGGCTGGAGACCAATCCCATGCGGATCCTGGAGTCCAAGGATCCCCGGGATCGGGAGGCGGCCGAGGGCGCGCCGGTGATGCTGGAGTTCCTGTGCCCCGCGTGCCGCGGGCACTTCGACCGGGTGAAGCAGCTGTTTACCGCCATCGGGATCCCGTACGTGGAGGATCCCTTCATCGTCCGGGGACTGGACTATTACACCCGCACCGCGGCGGAGATCCACTCCGGACGGCTGGGCGGCGCCCAGCATCAGGTGCTGGGCGGCGGTCGGTACGACGGCCTGGCCGAGCAGCTGGGCGGGCCGCACGTCCCGGGCGTGGGCTTCGGGCTGGGGCTGGACCGCCTGCTGCTGGTGCTCGAGGCGGAGCACCTGTCGGTTCCCGATCTCGGGATACGGGCCGGACTCGACGCTTTCGTCGCCGCCGCCGGCGACGGCACGGCCGAGGCGGCCTTCCGCCTGCTGGACGCCCTCCGGGCCGCGGGGGTGCGGGCCGTGGGCGAGATGGCCGGCCGCAGCCTGCGTGCTCAGATGAAGAGCGCCGACCGGCTGGGGGCGCGCTTTACGGTGATCGTCGGCACGCAGGAGGTGGCCGCGGGGCGGGCGGGGGTGCGGGACATGCGCACAGGGGAGCAGACGGAGGTGGCGTTCGGCGAGGTCCCCGCCTACCTGAGCGCCCGGATCAGCCGTGACTAG
- the aspS gene encoding aspartate--tRNA(Asn) ligase, which translates to MTRTLIRDLRAHIGGEVRVQGWLKALRDQKRIQFLILRDHTGLCQAVVEKSEGQAALNRTISSLTRESAVTVEGTVVENPVVKTGGVEIRIRTLRVDSRAEPLLPLDPSGPAEANPEVRANWRYLDLRRPENRLIFEVQTAAEQAMREFWLAEGFLEIHSPKLMGSPSESGAELFSLEYFGRPAYLAQSPQFYKQMAMAAGFDRVFEIGPVFRADPSFTTRHSTEFTGLDMEMSWVESHEDVMRFEERWLRYVLERLQARYGDAVRETFSVEITVPALPFPRITMAQAQDLVRRRGHTPGEERREDLDPTGERLIGEYAREEFGHEFIFVTDYPVGVRPFYHMRYEDDPATTKSFDLLWKGVEVTTGAQREHRYDVLVRQAREKGLNLEPIQFYLDFFRFGCPPHGGFGAGLARMLMVLLGLPNLREATFLFRGPTRLLP; encoded by the coding sequence GTGACTAGGACACTGATCAGAGACCTGCGCGCCCACATCGGCGGCGAGGTGCGCGTCCAGGGATGGCTCAAGGCCCTCCGCGACCAGAAGCGGATCCAGTTCCTGATTCTCCGGGACCACACGGGACTCTGTCAGGCCGTGGTGGAGAAGTCGGAGGGGCAGGCGGCGCTGAACCGGACGATCTCCTCCCTCACCCGGGAGTCCGCGGTGACGGTCGAAGGCACGGTCGTCGAGAACCCGGTGGTGAAGACCGGCGGGGTGGAGATCCGGATCCGCACCCTGCGCGTCGACTCCCGGGCCGAGCCGCTGCTGCCGCTGGACCCCTCCGGTCCGGCGGAGGCGAATCCCGAGGTCCGGGCCAACTGGCGCTACCTGGACCTGCGGCGTCCCGAGAACCGGCTGATCTTCGAGGTGCAGACGGCGGCGGAGCAGGCGATGCGGGAGTTCTGGCTGGCCGAGGGGTTCCTGGAAATCCACTCGCCGAAACTGATGGGCAGCCCCAGCGAGAGCGGCGCCGAGCTGTTCTCCCTGGAGTACTTCGGGCGGCCGGCCTACCTCGCCCAGTCGCCGCAGTTCTACAAGCAGATGGCCATGGCCGCCGGTTTCGACCGCGTCTTCGAGATCGGGCCGGTCTTCCGCGCCGACCCCTCCTTCACCACCCGGCACAGCACCGAGTTCACCGGGCTGGACATGGAGATGTCCTGGGTGGAGTCCCACGAGGACGTGATGCGCTTCGAAGAACGGTGGCTGCGCTACGTGCTGGAGCGGCTGCAGGCGCGGTATGGGGACGCCGTGCGGGAGACCTTCTCGGTGGAGATCACCGTGCCGGCGCTGCCCTTCCCCCGCATCACCATGGCCCAGGCGCAGGACCTGGTCCGCCGACGGGGGCACACCCCGGGAGAAGAGCGCCGCGAGGACCTGGACCCCACGGGGGAGCGGTTGATCGGGGAGTACGCCCGCGAGGAGTTCGGGCACGAGTTCATCTTCGTCACCGACTACCCGGTCGGGGTCCGTCCCTTCTACCACATGCGCTACGAGGACGACCCCGCAACGACCAAGAGCTTCGACCTCCTGTGGAAGGGGGTGGAGGTGACTACCGGCGCCCAGCGGGAGCACCGCTACGACGTCCTGGTCCGGCAGGCCCGGGAGAAGGGCCTGAACCTGGAACCCATCCAGTTCTACCTGGACTTCTTCCGCTTCGGGTGCCCGCCCCACGGGGGGTTCGGGGCGGGGCTGGCCAGGATGCTCATGGTGCTGCTCGGGCTGCCGAACCTGCGCGAGGCGACCTTCCTGTTCCGGGGCCCCACCCGCCTCCTGCCCTAG
- a CDS encoding HU family DNA-binding protein, translating into MAKAMTKSKIAEYLAGKLDVTKKQATMFLDELANLAYREAKNSFTLPGLGKLVLVNRKARMGRNPQTGEPIRIPAKRVVRFRVSKAAKDAILGGR; encoded by the coding sequence ATGGCGAAAGCGATGACCAAGTCGAAGATTGCCGAGTACCTGGCCGGCAAGCTCGACGTCACGAAGAAGCAGGCGACGATGTTCCTGGACGAACTGGCCAACCTGGCCTACCGGGAGGCGAAGAACTCCTTCACCCTGCCGGGATTGGGCAAGCTCGTGCTGGTCAACCGGAAGGCGCGGATGGGTCGCAACCCGCAGACGGGAGAGCCGATCCGCATCCCGGCGAAGCGCGTGGTCCGCTTCCGGGTGAGCAAAGCGGCCAAAGACGCCATCCTCGGCGGCCGGTAG